The Strigops habroptila isolate Jane chromosome 8, bStrHab1.2.pri, whole genome shotgun sequence genome includes a window with the following:
- the SPHKAP gene encoding A-kinase anchor protein SPHKAP isoform X5, producing MNVQPPKENEIVLLSGLTSGNLQADYEVPQCPWLADVCLVQCARGDRRNSASCIIFEINKFLIGLELVQERQLQIEAHVLKPEDDTNCSVSSIEEDFLTASEHLEDDNEADECKTGHEKLSVSEASSDVKKNKVKGFENSRYRKTRLPSILEGNCTNEDNAATGVSEAVNVVPEGNILQPEDKSDQEIPRQKELAGRATSSFSTNNLTNDVENSYAAQDLEDVSLTKMAKEELGPLHGPTAKHNSKTDGDDCAGIRKTDPLPQDERATTGQYATNLAESVLQDAFIRLSQSQPTFSEEAAVSISVGSSCKSEDASASRSWNELPKIVIVQSPDSSEHISDWPGSAFPSLCHWTESESSAEVSDYFEEGHSNGHGQSALEVALACAATVIGTISSPQAAEKFRQDEEATQSNNGAVDNEEHTTPSQLLDCAGTEYSFPSALCGMTQVASAVAVCGLGETKEEKYPATSSGLLSAAQTSAAITLHCSIALGSSMEKLNDSIAEALLKEASIILTKPNTYKNVGHFMESINGKIIETATRPQIPHTDEVIRDELAQNLSNIILRHSMEEVRKKRQLHPCSENCSNTQDIFMETATGLLFNIVYFTFKKMNDIRQVEECSPLFSGGTKAEKVTRAEEWSTQATEHETSHSPLDHSAVKPFDTSYSTSSSKDLVNVTNTRKSNMKDVNSKESATLDSEPTRRATGHNALVAKTSPKKRYLKRTTRDCYKSPNQSNNHQKKKDYRSFSDRENTLANNECKHGVQKQLSSSAVMNAENRAKHKSDALLNNDVEVSLSLLGNHVLLPSQPVLQVKHSRDKYYITDFAEELAETVVSMATEIAAICLENSNGKQPWFCAWKRGNEYLVTQSLSCRTMKRKKETHANGSVVRKNRAPRLSEIKRKTDEHPELKERLMNRVVDESISLEDTPDSVNIFANEVAAKIMNLTELSVVDSIWQGPNHARNRLHCERWSRAKASSCESIPEEDSDSKASFNTLGLMNTFGQPVSQTSSVSKQSSCESITDEFSRFMVNQMENEGRGFDLLLDYYAGKNANNILTSALQQVAKKNGHLNVRPSCPSKQSSTESITEEFYRYMLREIEKENKDNVSSPWNSKDWCGSLLSPSLRSPFCFRQSSMPDSRSSGSRLTVSVPVKANSLDGFAHHHQDSFSVQPVSTVVSSGLCKSDSCLYQRCKTDQITDMLIHETWASSIESLMRKNKIIADEAEAAEAVQFQSDSPPHVEQYANRLAANIVESGKNLIVVQQDSFDYRSQEHVLESKHPQSTTQTQSKPKREGVYLDEKKQHMKKPGCLPAGQHREVPLIQIETDQRDEPDKGSESLISCSPSVKEHQSKEKPPETFDGKHAVSGSLLNSNSPQSRPDAEIIGETKTAEEFPSHLSSSEESTGSWSQLANDEDNPDDTSSYLQLSERSLSNGNSSTTSSLGIMDLEIYQENVPSSPMINELIEEKVFHKEQTENTEESTSGLSVGTANCQKDLLVINFDLEPECPDAELRATLQWIAASELGIPTIYFKKSQENRIEKFSDVVQLVQRKSWKVGDIFHAVVQYCKLSEEGQVATPSLFDWLLELG from the exons ATGAATGTACAGCCaccaaaggaaaatgaaatagtCCTGCTGAGTGGATTAACATCAGGAAACCTTCAGGCCGATTATGAAGTTCCCCAG tgTCCTTGGCTGGCAGATGTCTGCTTGGTTCAGTGTGCAAGGGGGGACAGGAGAAACAGTGCAAGCTGCATcatttttgaaataaacaagTTTCTGATTGGACTTGAGCTTGTTCAGGAGAGACAACTGCAGATAGAAGCTCATGTCCTAAAGCCCGAAGATGACACAAACTGCTCAGTGTCCTCAATAGAAGAAGATTTCCTCACAGCATCTGAGCACCTAGAGGATGACAACGAGGCTGATGAATGTAAAACTG gTCATGAAAAGTTAAGTGTTTCAGAAGCATCCTCAGAtgtcaaaaaaaataaagtaaagGGATTTGAAAATAGCCGCTACAGAAAAACCAGGTTGCCATCTATTCTTGAAGGGAACTGTACTAATGAAGATAATGCAGCTACTGGAGTCTCTGAAGCTGTGAATGTTGTGCCTGAAGGTAACATCTTACAACCTGAAGATAAGTCAGACCAGGAAATACCACGGCAGAAGGAATTAGCTGGAAGAGCTACTTCATCCTTTAGCACTAATAATTTGACTAATGATGTTGAAAATTCCTATGCAGCACAAGATTTAGAAGATGTATCTTTAACCAAAATGGCTAAAGAGGAGCTGGGGCCTCTTCATGGCCCAACAGCAAAACACAATAGTAAGACAGATGGAGACGATTGTGCAGGTATCAGGAAAACTGATCCTCTCCCTCAAGATGAGCGAGCAACTACAGGTCAGTATGCCACAAATTTAGCAGAATCTGTTCTGCAAGACGCATTCATTAGACTGTCACAGTCTCAACCCACTTTTAGTGAGGAGGCTGCTGTCAGCATCTCCGTAGGAAGCTCCTGTAAGTCGGAAGACGCATCTGCTTCCCGATCATGGAATGAACTTCCAAAGATCGTCATAGTGCAAAGTCCAGACAGTTCTGAGCATATATCTGACTGGCCAGGGtctgccttccccagcctgtGTCACTGGACTGAATCAGAAAGTTCTGCTGAAGTTTCAGATTACTTTGAGGAAGGACATTCAAACGGACACGGCCAGAGTGCACTGGAAGTGGCTCTGGCTTGTGCAGCCACTGTTATTGGAACCATTTCTAGTCCCCAGGCTGCAGAAAAATTCAGGCAGGATGAAGAAGCCACACAGTCTAACAATGGAGCAGTTGATAACGAAGAGCACACAACACCTTCACAGCTACTTGACTGTGCTGGCACAGAATATTCATTTCCATCTGCACTGTGTGGCATGACTCAGGTAGCAAGTGCTGTAGCTGTCTGTGGTCTGggggaaacaaaagaagagaagTACCCTGCAACTTCAAGTGGACTTCTGTCTGCTGCTCAGACTTCTGCAGCCATCACTCTACATTGCAGCATAGCTTTAGGAAGCAGCATGGAGAAGCTAAATGATAGCATTGCAGAGGCACTTCTCAAAGAGGCATCAATAATTCtgacaaaacccaacacatacaaaaatgtaGGGCATTTTATGGAATccataaatggaaaaattattgAAACAGCAACAAGACCACAGATTCCACACACCGATGAAGTAATCAGGGATGAACTTGCACAAAACTTATCCAATATTATTCTACGACATTCTATGGAGGAGGTTAGGAAAAAGAGGCAGCTACACCCCTGTTCAGAAAACTGCTCAAATACACAAGACATTTTCATGGAGACTGCAACTGGGTTGCTTTTTAACATAGTATATTTCACTTTCAAGAAGATGAATGACATAAGACAAGTTGAAGAGTGTTCTCCTCTCTTTTCCGGGGGGACAAAGGCAGAGAAAGTAACAAGAGCAGAAGAATGGTCAACACAGGCAACAGAACATGAAACTTCACACAGCCCCCTTGATCACTCTGCTGTTAAACCATTTGATACATCCTACAGCACTAGTTCTAGCAAAGATCTTGTAAATGTCACAAATACCAGGAAAAGTAATATGAAAGATGTAAATAGCAAGGAAAGTGCTACACTAGATTCAGAACCAACACGTAGAGCTACAGGGCATAATGCACTTGTTGCAAAAACATCTCCCAAGAAAAGATACCTGAAAAGAACAACACGAGACTGTTACAAATCCCCAAATCAGAGTAATAATcatcagaagaagaaagactACAGATCATTTTCAGACAGAGAAAATACCTTAGCAAACAACGAATGCAAGCATGGTGTTCAAAAACAGCTGTCTTCCAGTGCCGTCATGAATGCAGAAAACCGGGCCAAGCATAAGTCTGATGCTCTGCTAAATAATGATGTCGAGGTTAGCTTGTCTTTATTAGGAAATCATGTCTTGCTTCCTTCACAGCCTGTACTACAGGTGAAACATTCAAGGGACAAATATTATATAACAGATTTTGCAGAAGAATTGGCAGAAACAGTTGTCTCTATGGCAACAGAAATAGCTGCCATTTGTCTTGAAAATTCAAATGGAAAGCAACCTTGGTTCTGTGCGTGGAAGAGAGGCAATGAATACCTGGTGACCCAGAGTTTATCTTGCAGAaccatgaaaaggaaaaaggaaacccATGCTAATGGTTCAGTTGTTCGGAAGAACAGGGCACCTAGACTTAGTgagatcaaaagaaaaacagatgagcATCCTGAGCTAAAGGAAAGATTGATGAATCGGGTAGTAGATGAATCTATAAGCCTTGAGGACACACCAGATTCAGTCAATATCTTTGCTAATGAAGTGGCTGCCAAGATCATGAACCTCACTGAACTCTCCGTGGTTGATAGCATCTGGCAAGGTCCAAACCACGCCAGGAACAGGCTGCACTGTGAAAGATGGAGTCGAGCCAAAGCCTCAAGCTGTGAGAGCATACCTGAGGAGGACTCGGATTCCAAAGCCTCTTTCAATACCTTAGGCCTGATGAACACCTTTGGTCAACCTGTGAGCCAGACAAGTTCTGTCTCAAAGCAGTCTAGTTGTGAAAGCATTACAGATGAATTTTCAAGATTTATGGTGAACcagatggaaaatgaaggaagaggTTTTGATTTATTACTAGATTACtatgcaggaaaaaatgcaaacaacatCTTAACTTCTGCTTTGCAACAGGTAGCCAAGAAGAATGGCCATCTTAATGTAAGACCGAGTTGCCCATCCAAACAATCCAGCACAGAAAGCATAACAGAAGAATTTTATAGGTATATGctaagagaaatagaaaaagaaaataaagataatgtATCTTCTCCTTGGAATTCAAAGGACTGGTGTGGCAGTTTGCTATCACCCTCTCTACGATCACCTTTTTGCTTTAGGCAATCATCAATGCCTGACAGCAGATCATCAGGTTCTAGGCTAACAGTTAGTGTCCCAGTTAAGGCAAATTCATTAGATGGATTTGCCCACCATCACCAAGATTCCTTTAGTGTACAGCCAGTCAGTACCGTGGTTTCTTCCGGTCTTTGCAAGTCTGACTCATGCCTGTACCAAAGATGCAAGACTGACCAGATAACAGATATGTTGATTCACGAGACGTGGGCAAGTTCTATTGAATCTCTTATGCGCAAGAACAAAATCATAGCAGATgaggcagaggctgcagaggCAGTCCAGTTTCAGAGTGATTCCCCACCACATGTGGAACAATATGCAAACAGACTGGCTGCAAATATTGTTGAAAGTGGTAAAAATTTAATCGTTGTCCAGCAGGATTCTTTTGATTATAGAAGCCAAGAACATGTGCTGGAAAGCAAACATCCTCAAAGCACAACTCAGACGCAATCAAAACCCAAAAGGGAGGGAGTATATTTAGATGAGAAAAAACAGCATATGAAGAAGCCTGGATGCCTCCCTGCAGGTCAGCATAGGGAAGTGCCTTTAATTCAGATAGAAACTGATCAACGAGATGAGCCAGATAAAGGCTCAGAGTCCTTAATTTCATGTAGCCCTTCTGTAAAGGAGcaccaaagcaaagaaaagcctCCAGAAACTTTTGATGGGAAACACGCAGTTTCCGGTTCCCTACTAAATAG CAACAGTCCTCAGAGCAGGCCGGATGCTGAAATCATAGGGGAAACAAAAACAGCCGAAGAATTTCCAAGCCacctcagcagcagtgaagaaagCACTGGCAGCTGGTCCCAGCTAGCTAACGATGAGGACAACCCTGACGACACAAGTAGCTACTTACAACTCAGCGAGAGATCCCTGAG CAATGGCAACAGCAGTACTACTAGCAGTCTTGGCATTATGGACCTGGAAATTTATCAGGAGAACGTGCCATCTTCTCCTATGATTAA TGAATTAATAGAAGAAAAGGTTTTCCATAaagaacagacagaaaatacagagg aaagtaCTTCTGGGCTTTCAGTGGGAACAGCTAACTGTCAAAAGGACCTATTGGTCATAAACTTTGATCTGGAACCAGAGTGCCCCGATGCAGAGCTGCGAGCCACCCTGCAGTGGATAGCTGCTTCTGAACTTGGAATTCCAACCATCTATTTTAAGAAatctcaggaaaacagaatcGAAAAG ttttcagatGTTGTGCAATTAGTTCAACGGAAGTCCTGGAAAGTGGGGGATATCTTTCATGCTGTGGTGCAGTACTGCAAGCTCAGTGAGGAAGGCCAAGTGGCGACACCAAGCCTGTTTGATTGGCTCCTCGAATTGGGTTAA
- the SPHKAP gene encoding A-kinase anchor protein SPHKAP isoform X1, which translates to MSGRSEPAAAETGRPPHAAPSNFESPLMHEVPEHQGSSTDSSASSLGSSVTACKKILCSNSLLESTDYWLQNQRTPCQIGFLEDKSESNCASVCFVNLDANRDDCSDEQVKQRLISVSPNLPKLISSMNVQPPKENEIVLLSGLTSGNLQADYEVPQCPWLADVCLVQCARGDRRNSASCIIFEINKFLIGLELVQERQLQIEAHVLKPEDDTNCSVSSIEEDFLTASEHLEDDNEADECKTGHEKLSVSEASSDVKKNKVKGFENSRYRKTRLPSILEGNCTNEDNAATGVSEAVNVVPEGNILQPEDKSDQEIPRQKELAGRATSSFSTNNLTNDVENSYAAQDLEDVSLTKMAKEELGPLHGPTAKHNSKTDGDDCAGIRKTDPLPQDERATTGQYATNLAESVLQDAFIRLSQSQPTFSEEAAVSISVGSSCKSEDASASRSWNELPKIVIVQSPDSSEHISDWPGSAFPSLCHWTESESSAEVSDYFEEGHSNGHGQSALEVALACAATVIGTISSPQAAEKFRQDEEATQSNNGAVDNEEHTTPSQLLDCAGTEYSFPSALCGMTQVASAVAVCGLGETKEEKYPATSSGLLSAAQTSAAITLHCSIALGSSMEKLNDSIAEALLKEASIILTKPNTYKNVGHFMESINGKIIETATRPQIPHTDEVIRDELAQNLSNIILRHSMEEVRKKRQLHPCSENCSNTQDIFMETATGLLFNIVYFTFKKMNDIRQVEECSPLFSGGTKAEKVTRAEEWSTQATEHETSHSPLDHSAVKPFDTSYSTSSSKDLVNVTNTRKSNMKDVNSKESATLDSEPTRRATGHNALVAKTSPKKRYLKRTTRDCYKSPNQSNNHQKKKDYRSFSDRENTLANNECKHGVQKQLSSSAVMNAENRAKHKSDALLNNDVEVSLSLLGNHVLLPSQPVLQVKHSRDKYYITDFAEELAETVVSMATEIAAICLENSNGKQPWFCAWKRGNEYLVTQSLSCRTMKRKKETHANGSVVRKNRAPRLSEIKRKTDEHPELKERLMNRVVDESISLEDTPDSVNIFANEVAAKIMNLTELSVVDSIWQGPNHARNRLHCERWSRAKASSCESIPEEDSDSKASFNTLGLMNTFGQPVSQTSSVSKQSSCESITDEFSRFMVNQMENEGRGFDLLLDYYAGKNANNILTSALQQVAKKNGHLNVRPSCPSKQSSTESITEEFYRYMLREIEKENKDNVSSPWNSKDWCGSLLSPSLRSPFCFRQSSMPDSRSSGSRLTVSVPVKANSLDGFAHHHQDSFSVQPVSTVVSSGLCKSDSCLYQRCKTDQITDMLIHETWASSIESLMRKNKIIADEAEAAEAVQFQSDSPPHVEQYANRLAANIVESGKNLIVVQQDSFDYRSQEHVLESKHPQSTTQTQSKPKREGVYLDEKKQHMKKPGCLPAGQHREVPLIQIETDQRDEPDKGSESLISCSPSVKEHQSKEKPPETFDGKHAVSGSLLNSNSPQSRPDAEIIGETKTAEEFPSHLSSSEESTGSWSQLANDEDNPDDTSSYLQLSERSLSNGNSSTTSSLGIMDLEIYQENVPSSPMINELIEEKVFHKEQTENTEESTSGLSVGTANCQKDLLVINFDLEPECPDAELRATLQWIAASELGIPTIYFKKSQENRIEKFSDVVQLVQRKSWKVGDIFHAVVQYCKLSEEGQVATPSLFDWLLELG; encoded by the exons CGTCTCTCCAAATCTCCCCAAACTCATCAGTTCAATGAATGTACAGCCaccaaaggaaaatgaaatagtCCTGCTGAGTGGATTAACATCAGGAAACCTTCAGGCCGATTATGAAGTTCCCCAG tgTCCTTGGCTGGCAGATGTCTGCTTGGTTCAGTGTGCAAGGGGGGACAGGAGAAACAGTGCAAGCTGCATcatttttgaaataaacaagTTTCTGATTGGACTTGAGCTTGTTCAGGAGAGACAACTGCAGATAGAAGCTCATGTCCTAAAGCCCGAAGATGACACAAACTGCTCAGTGTCCTCAATAGAAGAAGATTTCCTCACAGCATCTGAGCACCTAGAGGATGACAACGAGGCTGATGAATGTAAAACTG gTCATGAAAAGTTAAGTGTTTCAGAAGCATCCTCAGAtgtcaaaaaaaataaagtaaagGGATTTGAAAATAGCCGCTACAGAAAAACCAGGTTGCCATCTATTCTTGAAGGGAACTGTACTAATGAAGATAATGCAGCTACTGGAGTCTCTGAAGCTGTGAATGTTGTGCCTGAAGGTAACATCTTACAACCTGAAGATAAGTCAGACCAGGAAATACCACGGCAGAAGGAATTAGCTGGAAGAGCTACTTCATCCTTTAGCACTAATAATTTGACTAATGATGTTGAAAATTCCTATGCAGCACAAGATTTAGAAGATGTATCTTTAACCAAAATGGCTAAAGAGGAGCTGGGGCCTCTTCATGGCCCAACAGCAAAACACAATAGTAAGACAGATGGAGACGATTGTGCAGGTATCAGGAAAACTGATCCTCTCCCTCAAGATGAGCGAGCAACTACAGGTCAGTATGCCACAAATTTAGCAGAATCTGTTCTGCAAGACGCATTCATTAGACTGTCACAGTCTCAACCCACTTTTAGTGAGGAGGCTGCTGTCAGCATCTCCGTAGGAAGCTCCTGTAAGTCGGAAGACGCATCTGCTTCCCGATCATGGAATGAACTTCCAAAGATCGTCATAGTGCAAAGTCCAGACAGTTCTGAGCATATATCTGACTGGCCAGGGtctgccttccccagcctgtGTCACTGGACTGAATCAGAAAGTTCTGCTGAAGTTTCAGATTACTTTGAGGAAGGACATTCAAACGGACACGGCCAGAGTGCACTGGAAGTGGCTCTGGCTTGTGCAGCCACTGTTATTGGAACCATTTCTAGTCCCCAGGCTGCAGAAAAATTCAGGCAGGATGAAGAAGCCACACAGTCTAACAATGGAGCAGTTGATAACGAAGAGCACACAACACCTTCACAGCTACTTGACTGTGCTGGCACAGAATATTCATTTCCATCTGCACTGTGTGGCATGACTCAGGTAGCAAGTGCTGTAGCTGTCTGTGGTCTGggggaaacaaaagaagagaagTACCCTGCAACTTCAAGTGGACTTCTGTCTGCTGCTCAGACTTCTGCAGCCATCACTCTACATTGCAGCATAGCTTTAGGAAGCAGCATGGAGAAGCTAAATGATAGCATTGCAGAGGCACTTCTCAAAGAGGCATCAATAATTCtgacaaaacccaacacatacaaaaatgtaGGGCATTTTATGGAATccataaatggaaaaattattgAAACAGCAACAAGACCACAGATTCCACACACCGATGAAGTAATCAGGGATGAACTTGCACAAAACTTATCCAATATTATTCTACGACATTCTATGGAGGAGGTTAGGAAAAAGAGGCAGCTACACCCCTGTTCAGAAAACTGCTCAAATACACAAGACATTTTCATGGAGACTGCAACTGGGTTGCTTTTTAACATAGTATATTTCACTTTCAAGAAGATGAATGACATAAGACAAGTTGAAGAGTGTTCTCCTCTCTTTTCCGGGGGGACAAAGGCAGAGAAAGTAACAAGAGCAGAAGAATGGTCAACACAGGCAACAGAACATGAAACTTCACACAGCCCCCTTGATCACTCTGCTGTTAAACCATTTGATACATCCTACAGCACTAGTTCTAGCAAAGATCTTGTAAATGTCACAAATACCAGGAAAAGTAATATGAAAGATGTAAATAGCAAGGAAAGTGCTACACTAGATTCAGAACCAACACGTAGAGCTACAGGGCATAATGCACTTGTTGCAAAAACATCTCCCAAGAAAAGATACCTGAAAAGAACAACACGAGACTGTTACAAATCCCCAAATCAGAGTAATAATcatcagaagaagaaagactACAGATCATTTTCAGACAGAGAAAATACCTTAGCAAACAACGAATGCAAGCATGGTGTTCAAAAACAGCTGTCTTCCAGTGCCGTCATGAATGCAGAAAACCGGGCCAAGCATAAGTCTGATGCTCTGCTAAATAATGATGTCGAGGTTAGCTTGTCTTTATTAGGAAATCATGTCTTGCTTCCTTCACAGCCTGTACTACAGGTGAAACATTCAAGGGACAAATATTATATAACAGATTTTGCAGAAGAATTGGCAGAAACAGTTGTCTCTATGGCAACAGAAATAGCTGCCATTTGTCTTGAAAATTCAAATGGAAAGCAACCTTGGTTCTGTGCGTGGAAGAGAGGCAATGAATACCTGGTGACCCAGAGTTTATCTTGCAGAaccatgaaaaggaaaaaggaaacccATGCTAATGGTTCAGTTGTTCGGAAGAACAGGGCACCTAGACTTAGTgagatcaaaagaaaaacagatgagcATCCTGAGCTAAAGGAAAGATTGATGAATCGGGTAGTAGATGAATCTATAAGCCTTGAGGACACACCAGATTCAGTCAATATCTTTGCTAATGAAGTGGCTGCCAAGATCATGAACCTCACTGAACTCTCCGTGGTTGATAGCATCTGGCAAGGTCCAAACCACGCCAGGAACAGGCTGCACTGTGAAAGATGGAGTCGAGCCAAAGCCTCAAGCTGTGAGAGCATACCTGAGGAGGACTCGGATTCCAAAGCCTCTTTCAATACCTTAGGCCTGATGAACACCTTTGGTCAACCTGTGAGCCAGACAAGTTCTGTCTCAAAGCAGTCTAGTTGTGAAAGCATTACAGATGAATTTTCAAGATTTATGGTGAACcagatggaaaatgaaggaagaggTTTTGATTTATTACTAGATTACtatgcaggaaaaaatgcaaacaacatCTTAACTTCTGCTTTGCAACAGGTAGCCAAGAAGAATGGCCATCTTAATGTAAGACCGAGTTGCCCATCCAAACAATCCAGCACAGAAAGCATAACAGAAGAATTTTATAGGTATATGctaagagaaatagaaaaagaaaataaagataatgtATCTTCTCCTTGGAATTCAAAGGACTGGTGTGGCAGTTTGCTATCACCCTCTCTACGATCACCTTTTTGCTTTAGGCAATCATCAATGCCTGACAGCAGATCATCAGGTTCTAGGCTAACAGTTAGTGTCCCAGTTAAGGCAAATTCATTAGATGGATTTGCCCACCATCACCAAGATTCCTTTAGTGTACAGCCAGTCAGTACCGTGGTTTCTTCCGGTCTTTGCAAGTCTGACTCATGCCTGTACCAAAGATGCAAGACTGACCAGATAACAGATATGTTGATTCACGAGACGTGGGCAAGTTCTATTGAATCTCTTATGCGCAAGAACAAAATCATAGCAGATgaggcagaggctgcagaggCAGTCCAGTTTCAGAGTGATTCCCCACCACATGTGGAACAATATGCAAACAGACTGGCTGCAAATATTGTTGAAAGTGGTAAAAATTTAATCGTTGTCCAGCAGGATTCTTTTGATTATAGAAGCCAAGAACATGTGCTGGAAAGCAAACATCCTCAAAGCACAACTCAGACGCAATCAAAACCCAAAAGGGAGGGAGTATATTTAGATGAGAAAAAACAGCATATGAAGAAGCCTGGATGCCTCCCTGCAGGTCAGCATAGGGAAGTGCCTTTAATTCAGATAGAAACTGATCAACGAGATGAGCCAGATAAAGGCTCAGAGTCCTTAATTTCATGTAGCCCTTCTGTAAAGGAGcaccaaagcaaagaaaagcctCCAGAAACTTTTGATGGGAAACACGCAGTTTCCGGTTCCCTACTAAATAG CAACAGTCCTCAGAGCAGGCCGGATGCTGAAATCATAGGGGAAACAAAAACAGCCGAAGAATTTCCAAGCCacctcagcagcagtgaagaaagCACTGGCAGCTGGTCCCAGCTAGCTAACGATGAGGACAACCCTGACGACACAAGTAGCTACTTACAACTCAGCGAGAGATCCCTGAG CAATGGCAACAGCAGTACTACTAGCAGTCTTGGCATTATGGACCTGGAAATTTATCAGGAGAACGTGCCATCTTCTCCTATGATTAA TGAATTAATAGAAGAAAAGGTTTTCCATAaagaacagacagaaaatacagagg aaagtaCTTCTGGGCTTTCAGTGGGAACAGCTAACTGTCAAAAGGACCTATTGGTCATAAACTTTGATCTGGAACCAGAGTGCCCCGATGCAGAGCTGCGAGCCACCCTGCAGTGGATAGCTGCTTCTGAACTTGGAATTCCAACCATCTATTTTAAGAAatctcaggaaaacagaatcGAAAAG ttttcagatGTTGTGCAATTAGTTCAACGGAAGTCCTGGAAAGTGGGGGATATCTTTCATGCTGTGGTGCAGTACTGCAAGCTCAGTGAGGAAGGCCAAGTGGCGACACCAAGCCTGTTTGATTGGCTCCTCGAATTGGGTTAA